One Castanea sativa cultivar Marrone di Chiusa Pesio chromosome 4, ASM4071231v1 DNA window includes the following coding sequences:
- the LOC142630940 gene encoding protein WHAT'S THIS FACTOR 9, mitochondrial translates to MVQCLLFNRAGQFGFVYRYKKGFDYQQKCGLVNVKLKWAKDRALDGVVAGERDVRAACILVSMISSTRQCRLPIYHLSRRRGQLGLPHDLKLSTFVRRYPSVFHESYVFDSGGTRVPCFGLAPEALELHGEELNVFEENRMDIVNRLRKLLMLTREWTLPLQTIDQLKWDLGLPYDYHASLIPYHPELFSLVNLPDDRVGLKLLSWDDELTVSELEKNAALQQNEEDMKDGCLAFPIGFTRGFGLKRKCMDWLKEWQRLPYTSPYTDASHLDPRTDVSEKRIVGVFHELLHLTIQKKTERKNVSNLRMPLALPQKFTKVFERHPGIFYLSKKNDTQTVVLREAYDRQKLLQRHPLVEIRERFASMLRKGLLDRSRGLYKTSEDSDLEHERLNDAYDDEISDNQCISEEESCCDLPSKYDSDEPVHDPC, encoded by the coding sequence ATGGTGCAATGCTTGCTTTTCAATAGGGCTGGACAATTTGGTTTCGTTTACAGATATAAGAAAGGATTTGATTACCAGCAAAAGTGTGGTCTTGTTAATGTAAAGTTGAAATGGGCGAAAGATAGGGCACTAGATGGTGTTGTTGCTGGTGAGAGGGATGTTAGAGCGGCTTGTATTCTTGTTTCCATGATCTCTTCTACTCGTCAGTGTCGCCTTCCCATATACCACCTCTCTCGTCGTCGTGGACAGCTTGGTCTTCCTCATGATCTTAAGCTCTCTACTTTTGTTAGGAGATACCCTTCTGTTTTTCATGAGTCTTATGTTTTTGATAGTGGGGGCACTCGTGTCCCGTGTTTCGGATTGGCTCCTGAAGCGTTGGAACTCCACGGGGAAGAGCTTAATGTTTTTGAGGAGAATCGGATGGATATTGTCAATAGGCTCCGTAAACTGCTCATGCTCACCAGAGAATGGACACTTCCTTTACAAACTATTGACCAGCTGAAATGGGACTTGGGGTTGCCATATGATTACCATGCTTCCTTGATTCCATATCACCCTGAGTTATTCTCTTTGGTCAACCTTCCTGACGATCGTGTTGGATTGAAACTCTTGTCCTGGGATGATGAACTCACTGTCTCTGAATTGGAAAAGAATGCCGCTTTACAACAGAATGAAGAAGACATGAAAGATGGTTGCTTagcctttccaattggattCACCAGAGGTTTTGGGTTGAAACGAAAATGCATGGATTGGTTGAAAGAGTGGCAAAGGCTCCCTTATACTTCACCATACACTGATGCCTCCCATTTGGATCCCCGCACTGATGTATCTGAGAAGAGGATTGTTGGAGTCTTTCACGAGCTTCTTCACCTAACCATACAAAAGAAAACTGAGCGCAAGAATGTGAGCAACCTCCGTATGCCTTTGGCCCTGCCCCAGAAGTTTACCAAAGTGTTTGAGCGTCATCCTGGTATTTTTTACCTCTCTAAGAAGAATGACACTCAGACGGTTGTTTTAAGGGAAGCCTATGACCGCCAGAAACTCTTGCAGAGACACCCCCTTGTAGAAATCAGGGAAAGATTTGCAAGCATGTTGAGGAAAGGTCTGCTAGATAGGAGCAGGGGGTTGTACAAGACAAGTGAAGATTCTGATCTAGAACATGAACGATTAAATGATGCATATGATGATGAAATCAGTGATAATCAATGCATATCTGAAGAGGAGTCTTGCTGTGATTTGCCTTCTAAATATGATTCAGATGAGCCTGTACATGACCCTTGTTGA